A genomic stretch from Mesoplodon densirostris isolate mMesDen1 chromosome 3, mMesDen1 primary haplotype, whole genome shotgun sequence includes:
- the LOC132486503 gene encoding EP300-interacting inhibitor of differentiation 1-like has protein sequence MDLMPGKSDLPQTEVGSGSREPSPNPRTGAQDGPVEEEEAQPTAEPQGDRGLEFDDWEDHCDYLAEEQLSGAGCRVSAALGGDNVFLRTSRVREAALDGGFQMGHENTSFDQLAFVEKLFSLMVGNRLTEELGCD, from the exons ATGGACCTGATGCCTGGCAAGAGTGACCTTCCACAGACGGAGGTAGGCAGCGGGAGCCGGGAGCCATCCCCGAACCCCCGCACCGGAGCCCAGGACGGCccagtggaggaggaggaggcccagCCAACGGCGGAGCCGCAGGGAGACAGAGGCCTT GAATTTGATGACTGGGAGGACCACTGCGACTATCTGGCAGAGGAGCAGTTGAGTGGTGCAGGCTGTAGAGTTTCAGCAGCCCTTGGAGGAGACAACGTGTTTCTGAGAACCTCCAGAGTAAGAGAAGCAGCTCTGGATGGCGGGTTTCAAATGGGTCATGAAAACACCTCTTTTGATCAGTTGGCTTTTGTGGAAAAGCTTTTTTCACTTATGGTTGGCAATCGTTTGACCGAAGAACTCGGCTGTGATTAG
- the TRIM7 gene encoding E3 ubiquitin-protein ligase TRIM7 isoform X1: MAAVGPRTGPGAGAEALALAVELQGEATCSICLELFREPVSVECGHSFCRACIARCWDRPGAGATPASHKLSCSLPCPQCREPARPGQLRPNRQLAAVAMLLRRFSLPAGAQGERGPPEAGAAGCAQHREPLKLYCQDDGRAICVVCDRAREHRAHAVLPLDEAVQEAKELLESRLKVLKKDLEDYEAFRSTEEKESRELLKQMAAEREKVGAEFQALRAFLVEQEGRLLGRLEELSREVTQKQNENLAQLGGEIAQLSKLGSQIQETTCKPDLDFLQEFKNTLSRCSNVPAPKPTTVSAEMKNKVWNVSLKTFVLKGLFKKFREDLRGELEKEEKVELTLDPDTANPRLILSLDLKSVRLGQRAQDLPSHPRRFDTNTRVLASCGFSSGRHHWEVEVGSKDGWAFGVARESVRRKGLTPFTPEEGVWALQLNSGQYWAVTSPERTALSCGHLSRVRVALDLEVGAVSFYAAEDMHHIYTFRVNFQERVFPLFSVCSTGTYLRIWP; encoded by the exons ATGGCGGCGGTGGGGCCGCGGACTGGCCCGGGCGCCGGGGCCGAGGCGCTGGCGCTGGCGGTAGAGCTGCAGGGCGAGGCGACCTGCTCCATCTGCCTGGAGCTCTTCCGGGAGCCGGTGTCCGTCGAGTGCGGCCACAGCTTCTGCCGCGCCTGCATCGCGCGCTGCTGGGATCGCCCGGGCGCCGGGGCCACCCCCGCGTCCCACAAGTTGTCCTGCTCGCTGCCCTGCCCGCAGTGTCGCGAGCCCGCGCGCCCGGGCCAGCTGCGGCCCAACCGGCAGCTGGCCGCGGTGGCCATGCTGCTGCGGCGCTTCAGCCTGCCAGCGGGCGCGCAGGGGGAACGCGGGCCTCCGGAGGCGGGGGCGGCCGGGTGCGCGCAGCACCGCGAACCGCTCAAGCTCTACTGCCAGGACGATGGACGTGCCATTTGCGTGGTGTGCGACCGCGCCCGCGAGCACCGCGCTCACGCCGTGTTACCCCTGGACGAGGCGGTGCAGGAGGCCAAG GAGCTCCTGGAGTCCAGGCTGAAGGTCTTGAAGAAGGATCTGGAGGACTATGAGGCATTTCGTTCCACCGAAGAGAAGGAGAGCAGGGAGCTCCTG AAGCAGATGGCAGCCGAGCGAGAGAAGGTTGGGGCGGAGTTCCAGGCTCTGCGGGCCTTCCTGGTGGAACAGGAGGGCCGGCTCCTGGGCCGCCTGGAGGAGCTGTCCCGGGAGGTGACACAGAAGCAGAATGAGAACCTGGCCCAGCTTGGGGGTGAGATTGCCCAGCTCTCCAAGCTCGGCAGCCAGATCCAGGAGACAACTTGCAAGCCTGATCTTGACTTTCTCCAG GAATTCAAAAACACACTAAGCAG GTGCAGCAATGTGCCTGCCCCCAAGCCAACCACAGTCTCTGCTGAGATGAAGAATAAAGTCTGGAATGTTTCTCTCAAGACCTTTGTCTTAAAGGGGCTGTTCAAGAAGTTCAGAG AGGATCTTCGGGGAGAactggagaaagaggaaaaag TGGAGCTGACCTTGGACCCCGACACGGCCAACCCCCGCCTCATCCTCTCTCTGGATCTTAAGAGCGTGCGCCTTGGACAGCGGGCCCAGGACCTGCCCAGCCACCCACGCCGCTTCGACACCAACACGCGAGTTCTGGCATCCTGCGGTTTCTCCTCTGGGAGGCACCACTGGGAGGTGGAAGTGGGCTCCAAGGACGGCTGGGCCTTCGGCGTGGCACGTGAGAGCGTGCGCCGCAAGGGCCTCACGCCCTTCACCCCCGAGGAGGGCGTCTGGGCGCTGCAGCTCAACAGCGGGCAGTACTGGGCGGTGACCAGCCCTGAAAGGACAGCCCTCAGCTGTGGGCACCTGTCCCGCGTGCGGGTCGCCCTGGACCTGGAGGTGGGGGCCGTGTCCTTCTACGCTGCGGAGGACATGCACCACATCTACACCTTCCGTGTCAACTTCCAGGAGCGCGTGTTCCCCCTTTTCTCTGTCTGCTCCACTGGCACCTACTTGCGAATCTGGCCTTGA
- the TRIM7 gene encoding E3 ubiquitin-protein ligase TRIM7 isoform X2: MAAVGPRTGPGAGAEALALAVELQGEATCSICLELFREPVSVECGHSFCRACIARCWDRPGAGATPASHKLSCSLPCPQCREPARPGQLRPNRQLAAVAMLLRRFSLPAGAQGERGPPEAGAAGCAQHREPLKLYCQDDGRAICVVCDRAREHRAHAVLPLDEAVQEAKELLESRLKVLKKDLEDYEAFRSTEEKESRELLKQMAAEREKVGAEFQALRAFLVEQEGRLLGRLEELSREVTQKQNENLAQLGGEIAQLSKLGSQIQETTCKPDLDFLQEFKNTLSRGSSGRTGERGKSGADLGPRHGQPPPHPLSGS; the protein is encoded by the exons ATGGCGGCGGTGGGGCCGCGGACTGGCCCGGGCGCCGGGGCCGAGGCGCTGGCGCTGGCGGTAGAGCTGCAGGGCGAGGCGACCTGCTCCATCTGCCTGGAGCTCTTCCGGGAGCCGGTGTCCGTCGAGTGCGGCCACAGCTTCTGCCGCGCCTGCATCGCGCGCTGCTGGGATCGCCCGGGCGCCGGGGCCACCCCCGCGTCCCACAAGTTGTCCTGCTCGCTGCCCTGCCCGCAGTGTCGCGAGCCCGCGCGCCCGGGCCAGCTGCGGCCCAACCGGCAGCTGGCCGCGGTGGCCATGCTGCTGCGGCGCTTCAGCCTGCCAGCGGGCGCGCAGGGGGAACGCGGGCCTCCGGAGGCGGGGGCGGCCGGGTGCGCGCAGCACCGCGAACCGCTCAAGCTCTACTGCCAGGACGATGGACGTGCCATTTGCGTGGTGTGCGACCGCGCCCGCGAGCACCGCGCTCACGCCGTGTTACCCCTGGACGAGGCGGTGCAGGAGGCCAAG GAGCTCCTGGAGTCCAGGCTGAAGGTCTTGAAGAAGGATCTGGAGGACTATGAGGCATTTCGTTCCACCGAAGAGAAGGAGAGCAGGGAGCTCCTG AAGCAGATGGCAGCCGAGCGAGAGAAGGTTGGGGCGGAGTTCCAGGCTCTGCGGGCCTTCCTGGTGGAACAGGAGGGCCGGCTCCTGGGCCGCCTGGAGGAGCTGTCCCGGGAGGTGACACAGAAGCAGAATGAGAACCTGGCCCAGCTTGGGGGTGAGATTGCCCAGCTCTCCAAGCTCGGCAGCCAGATCCAGGAGACAACTTGCAAGCCTGATCTTGACTTTCTCCAG GAATTCAAAAACACACTAAGCAG AGGATCTTCGGGGAGAactggagaaagaggaaaaag TGGAGCTGACCTTGGACCCCGACACGGCCAACCCCCGCCTCATCCTCTCTCTGGATCTTAA